A portion of the Thermosediminibacter oceani DSM 16646 genome contains these proteins:
- a CDS encoding PQQ-binding-like beta-propeller repeat protein, which yields MRLPQVDLGSRELKKKKPYIRGTDVRRLQQGLKWLGLYCGRVDGVFGPETERAVRMFQHHFKDKPTGIAGEKFFKILSEIEKGGAGEWLTYQKDFCHTGYAPVPLSNNLKVSRIRKIQEPVSLSARRNVLYIAAGGYLEALDLQKRKVLWRNKDFTPLSCATVTSDFILIPAGELVVVDAHSGKIQNKIDRDHFASPVAVCRGIIYAASTGGSIYALDGRGETLWRYRTGSAVCSPPAAAYDLVYFGSYDRHIYCLDGKGLLYWKARTAEPVKDPTAVFEGRVFAVTRDAGLYALNALTGQILWKKKFAEEIMPPAFCKDSLITVTLSGIIMALDPNDGRLKWEKEIKAAPTMPPIVCKDAVFIGTDSGLFALDPAGREAKTYFEGEKITCLAQARLNLYVATGDSLWELSPL from the coding sequence GTGAGGCTGCCTCAGGTCGATCTGGGCAGCAGGGAACTTAAAAAAAAGAAGCCTTACATCAGGGGCACCGATGTAAGGCGGCTGCAGCAGGGCCTAAAGTGGTTGGGCCTTTACTGCGGCAGGGTGGACGGCGTATTCGGGCCGGAGACCGAGCGCGCCGTTAGGATGTTTCAGCACCATTTTAAAGATAAACCCACCGGTATCGCCGGCGAAAAGTTTTTTAAGATTTTGAGCGAAATTGAAAAAGGCGGTGCCGGCGAATGGCTAACGTACCAGAAGGATTTTTGCCATACCGGTTACGCCCCCGTTCCCCTGTCAAATAATCTAAAAGTCTCGAGAATACGAAAAATACAGGAACCGGTGAGCCTCAGCGCCCGCAGGAATGTGCTTTATATCGCCGCCGGAGGTTACCTTGAAGCCTTGGACCTGCAGAAAAGAAAAGTGCTCTGGAGAAATAAGGATTTCACACCCCTCTCATGCGCTACGGTGACCTCCGACTTTATTCTGATTCCCGCCGGCGAGCTGGTTGTGGTCGACGCCCATTCCGGCAAAATACAAAATAAGATAGACCGGGATCACTTCGCCTCCCCGGTGGCGGTATGCCGGGGTATCATCTACGCAGCTTCAACCGGCGGATCGATTTACGCCTTAGACGGAAGGGGAGAGACGCTCTGGCGCTACAGGACCGGCAGCGCCGTATGTTCGCCCCCGGCCGCGGCCTACGACCTGGTTTATTTCGGCTCTTACGACCGGCACATTTACTGCCTGGACGGAAAGGGCCTGCTCTACTGGAAAGCAAGGACCGCCGAACCGGTCAAGGACCCGACGGCGGTCTTCGAGGGCAGAGTATTTGCGGTAACCCGGGATGCGGGCCTTTACGCCTTAAACGCCCTCACCGGTCAAATCCTGTGGAAGAAAAAGTTTGCGGAGGAAATAATGCCGCCGGCTTTTTGTAAAGACAGCTTGATAACAGTAACCTTAAGCGGCATAATCATGGCCCTGGACCCCAACGACGGGAGGTTGAAGTGGGAAAAAGAAATAAAAGCCGCTCCCACAATGCCGCCCATTGTCTGTAAAGATGCGGTATTTATAGGAACCGACTCCGGTCTCTTTGCGCTGGACCCCGCCGGGCGGGAAGCGAAGACATACTTCGAAGGGGAAAAAATAACTTGTCTTGCTCAGGCCCGGCTGAACCTTTACGTGGCCACCGGGGACTCCTTATGGGAGCTTTCGCCGTTGTAA
- a CDS encoding small, acid-soluble spore protein, alpha/beta type, whose amino-acid sequence MARRRGVMSEALKYELAKEMGVADIVAREGWGGVSSRNCGNLVRLAIERAERMLMEDYARNNTQ is encoded by the coding sequence ATGGCCCGTCGACGCGGCGTGATGTCTGAGGCCCTCAAGTACGAACTTGCAAAAGAAATGGGGGTGGCGGATATCGTCGCGAGAGAGGGCTGGGGCGGCGTGTCTTCCAGAAACTGCGGCAACCTGGTAAGACTTGCCATTGAGCGAGCCGAGAGGATGCTCATGGAAGACTACGCCAGAAACAACACCCAATAA